The Desulfuribacillus stibiiarsenatis DNA segment TTGATCTTGCCTGTTTCCCTGATCCACCGTGGGATTGACTAAATCGAATCGTTTGCCCTGTTTTCTCTTTCCAATAGTGATTGAATTCTTTATTAAAATCGATATATAATTCTCTGGTCGGATCATACGACACATTAAGAATCGACACTTGAGCATCATTGCATGCCGAAATTGCAAAGACAACGATTAGTTTTATAAGAAGAACGATTAGTTTTTTCGCCATTTTCCAACCTCCACTGCACTAAAACTCCATCTACCATTTAGTTTATTGCCTAACAATGGAAAGGGTCACAAAAAAACAGATAAATTATAGATATTTTTCAATTCTAGATTATACTTAGTACTTAGATAGTAAAACTTGGCGATTAATAAGTAATCCTAGCATGTGGCTACTGATTGGAGATTTGAGGTTAGTTTTGAGGTTATTGTTTATCTCAGCGGCGTTTACTAATACTCCCACTTCTACAGAATGGTTCTTCTATTTTTAAAATAGTTAGAACCATTACGTACCATTAGGTGAAAGTGGGAGATAAGTGCCGCCAAGCTTCGAAATAAGTGCAAAGTTCAGGTGGAGTAAAAACTCCATCTGAACTAAGTTTTCTTTATAACGATAGTGAATTTAGGGGTGATTACACGATGGATTATCATGTATTAATGGGTGCAGGACAGATTGCAGGATTAGTCGGTTTTATTCTAATGTTCTTTCAGTTTGTATTTAGTTCCCGTGTACGTTGGTTAGAGAAAGATATTGGCCTGGATACTATGTATCGTTACCACAAACAACTTGGTATTATTGCTTTTGTTTTAATTTTCTTACATCCGTTATTTCTTAATACCCATCGCATGATGGTGATAGGCGAAATGGAAGAACCATCTTTATTTATTGGACTAGGTTTTATTGCCTTAGCTATTTTAATCATTACCTCAATGACAGCCATCTTCTATAAAAGGCTTCGTCTCCGCTACGAGACTTGGTTTACCATTCATAAAGCGAATTACCTTGTGTTCCCGCTCGTCTTTTTTCATAGCATAAAAGAAGGAACTACGATTTTCTCGACAACTCATGTACGGTACCTATGGTATGTTTTATTTGCCCTTTATCTATTGCTAGTTATCTATAAAATTGTACAAGTTGTAAGAGCCCGCAGACATCCTTATCAAATCATTGAAATTATCAAAGAGACGCCAGATATTCATACAGTAGTATTGCAAGGAAAGAAAAAACATCATCTTGCTGGGCAGTTTATGTTTTTGCAAATTTGTACCAATCAGAAGGTTTCGGAAGCTCATCCTTTTACCATTTCTTCAAGCCCTACGGAAGAAAATCTTAAAGTTAGTGTCAAGGCATTAGGCGATTTTACTTCCCAGCTTCCCAACGTACCAATTGGCACTAAGGCTTACATCGATGGTCCTTACGGCGTTTTCACTTTACAGCACATGCCATCAACCTGTTACGTACTAATTGCCGGCGGTATAGGCATAACGCCATTTATCAGCATGCTTAGAAAGCTCCACGCGGAAAGTTCCAATAAAAAAATCCTGCTCCTTTGGTGTAACAAAACGGAACAGGACATTGCATTTTGCAAGGAATTAGAGGAACTAGAACTTTCAATGGAACACTTGAGAGTGATTCACATCTTATCTCAACAACCTGATTGGCATGGGGAGACTGGCTATCTAACTAGCGATAAATTAAGAACTTATTGTGCTGAATATACTCATGCCCATTTCCTGATTTGTGGTCCTCCAGGAATGTTACAAATGGTACGCAAAGAACTGCAATTGATGGATATACCAAGTACACATATCCATTACGAAAAGTTCGAGCTATAAGAACGGACAAATTCTAATGCTTGTTCACGGTTTTGCACGACGCCATCAATCTGAGCTGCTCTTAGTAGCTTTAAGCACGTCCCGATATCTTTTCCTTGAATCGATAATTCTTGAATAATCTCGTTACCAGAGATAAACGGACGTAAATTAGCTAACCTTCGGGCAAACAATTCGTACGTGATTATGCCCTTCTGAAGTTGTTCTAATTCCATAGACTGATTATCACCACAATATGCTTGTCCGGTATGATATAAAATCAAAGTTCCTAAGGTCTCAAGCTCTAGGTCATGGAAAAGAATTTGCACTAGTTTTTGATTATCAAAATCGGATTGTGGTAGTGACTTGATTCGTTCTATGCCTCGATTCCAACTGTTAAGTATGCTGATTTCTCGCGCGCTTAATTTCAGTAGTTTTCCCACAGCTGGAGCAGATGTTCCAAATAAAGCTGCTAGTTTAAGAAGAGGACCTCTAGCATTGCCACCTGCTACTATTTGATAAAAGTAGGTATGTGCAGGGGCTTCCTCTTCTACAATTTCTTCAAGTATCAAATGCACGCTACGCTCTACTTGCTGATATTTCTCAAGATCAATTTCATTCCCAGTTTTGTTATCAAAAATCTCCTGAAGGATTTGAATTTCATCAACTAAAACCCGTATATACTGAGACGATGGATTGATTCGAAACACACCCCATAACTCGTCTCTTATTCTCTCAGCACTCACCTCGCGAATCAATGATATAGCTTCTCGCATACTATGTTTGATTGTTTCTGGGATCGTAAACCCTAACTGTGCTGCTAACCGCACGCCCCTAAGAATACGCAACGGATCATCGATAAACGTATGAGGATAAGCAGGGACTAAAATTTTCTCTTGTAAATGTTGTAAACCGTCTCCATAATCTATCACCATACGATTAAGATTAATTGTTTTATTCGTGTTATTACTACATAGAAATTGTAGAAAATCCGAAATTGGTAATGCCATAGCGTTCACAGTAAAATCCCGCTTTAGCAAGTCTTCTTTAAGGAGATTGCCTTTCGGTCCTACCATATCAATCTGTATATTATATTTTTTCGATACTATGCGATATACATGATGCTCCTCATCTAATGTAATGAAAGATGCCTGTATATGGTCTGCAAATTTACGAGCAATTTCCTGCGTATCTCCAAATACCAAGAAATCAACATCTGAGCTATAACGCCCCAATAGCAAATCCCTAACAAATCCACCTACGAGATAAGTGGATTGCACGATTTGCGGTCCGCAAAATTCTTTAAACTCTTCTAACACCTCTCGCACATGTTTGTTATGTACAACCACATTGTTTGTTTTACTCAAGCTCCCATCACCTCTACTCTATATACAAGAGACATTTTATTTCATAGTTTTTTATTAAAGATTATTTAATAAAGGTTTTTAAATAAGGATTTTTAAGAGAGGTACATTGGTTTCTATGTGAGTGAACTGTAATGAATAGGACTGTACGTTAACTTGCCATTGACTCTTGTGCTTTCCATAACAACGAGTGAATCTACATATATCTTGTCAATTATCGTCGGTAGCTGTAAAGATTGTATGCTCGTTTCCATAACAACTTCACGCCCGAAGGTTATGTGCGGCTTATACGGTCGATTTTCTTTGGCAAAACCATACTTCTCTAGCTCGTCCTCCAATTGAGACTGTACATGATGGAGTGCCGAAGAATGTTCTAATCCAATCCATTGAATTGACTTGTTGCCACGCGGAAAAGACCCAATATTCGAAAAAGCAAGTTCAAATGGGTCATTCTGTTGCGCAACTATACCTACTGTATTTTTAATGCTTTGTAATTGTTCTGGTGTTACATCGCCAATGAATTTCAACGTTACATGAAAATTCTCTTTATGCGTAAAGCTTCCCTTTTTACTACCATTCTTTAAGTACCGTTGAATCTCGACAAGTTGTTCTTTTATCTCATTCGTAAAATCAATTGCTATAAATACTCGCATCTTATAGCACCTCGCTGTCGAATAAAATGTATTTACGCCCAAATAGGAATGACGTAGAATAGTACGGCGATAAAGTGGGCCACACTACCACCTAAAACGAACACGTGCCAAATCGCATGATGAAAAGGGATTCTTCTCCATATAAAAAAGATCGTTCCAAAAGTATATAACAATCCTCCAAGCACTAGCCAGACTAAACCACCAGTTGCTAAATTTTCGTACAACGGACGAATTGCCACGACAA contains these protein-coding regions:
- a CDS encoding ferredoxin reductase family protein, with the protein product MDYHVLMGAGQIAGLVGFILMFFQFVFSSRVRWLEKDIGLDTMYRYHKQLGIIAFVLIFLHPLFLNTHRMMVIGEMEEPSLFIGLGFIALAILIITSMTAIFYKRLRLRYETWFTIHKANYLVFPLVFFHSIKEGTTIFSTTHVRYLWYVLFALYLLLVIYKIVQVVRARRHPYQIIEIIKETPDIHTVVLQGKKKHHLAGQFMFLQICTNQKVSEAHPFTISSSPTEENLKVSVKALGDFTSQLPNVPIGTKAYIDGPYGVFTLQHMPSTCYVLIAGGIGITPFISMLRKLHAESSNKKILLLWCNKTEQDIAFCKELEELELSMEHLRVIHILSQQPDWHGETGYLTSDKLRTYCAEYTHAHFLICGPPGMLQMVRKELQLMDIPSTHIHYEKFEL
- the thpR gene encoding RNA 2',3'-cyclic phosphodiesterase — encoded protein: MRVFIAIDFTNEIKEQLVEIQRYLKNGSKKGSFTHKENFHVTLKFIGDVTPEQLQSIKNTVGIVAQQNDPFELAFSNIGSFPRGNKSIQWIGLEHSSALHHVQSQLEDELEKYGFAKENRPYKPHITFGREVVMETSIQSLQLPTIIDKIYVDSLVVMESTRVNGKLTYSPIHYSSLT
- a CDS encoding CCA tRNA nucleotidyltransferase gives rise to the protein MSKTNNVVVHNKHVREVLEEFKEFCGPQIVQSTYLVGGFVRDLLLGRYSSDVDFLVFGDTQEIARKFADHIQASFITLDEEHHVYRIVSKKYNIQIDMVGPKGNLLKEDLLKRDFTVNAMALPISDFLQFLCSNNTNKTINLNRMVIDYGDGLQHLQEKILVPAYPHTFIDDPLRILRGVRLAAQLGFTIPETIKHSMREAISLIREVSAERIRDELWGVFRINPSSQYIRVLVDEIQILQEIFDNKTGNEIDLEKYQQVERSVHLILEEIVEEEAPAHTYFYQIVAGGNARGPLLKLAALFGTSAPAVGKLLKLSAREISILNSWNRGIERIKSLPQSDFDNQKLVQILFHDLELETLGTLILYHTGQAYCGDNQSMELEQLQKGIITYELFARRLANLRPFISGNEIIQELSIQGKDIGTCLKLLRAAQIDGVVQNREQALEFVRSYSSNFS